Proteins encoded together in one Undibacterium sp. CCC3.4 window:
- the hflK gene encoding FtsH protease activity modulator HflK, with protein sequence MLGSLLKRLGLSLSLNDPQWGRGSQNNNQDGKKKPDTPPDLEQVWKDLNARLARFLGQKGGGSGNGGGEGGGFSPDPANTRIGIGAIALVFFVVWLISGIFIVQEGQTAVITTFGKYSHVAGSGMNWRWPYPVQSHEIVNVSQVRTVEVGYRSNVKNKQARESLMLTDDENIIDIQFAVQYKLGNAADWLFNNRDQDEMIRQVAETAVREVVGKSKMDFVLYEGREKVALDVGALMQQILAHYKSGVQIANVTMQGVQPPEQVQAAFDDAVKAGQDKERQKNEGQAYANDVIPKARGEASRMLQEAEGYKSRVVANAEGNASRFKQVLSEYQKAPVVTRDRLYLETMQQIFSSTSKLMMDTKSSNNMVYLPLDKMIQQAEGSTAKAPAAAVAPVTPSEPIPTVEMRYSKDGRSRDSRDSRDREVR encoded by the coding sequence ATGCTAGGTTCTCTTCTTAAACGACTCGGTCTGAGCTTGTCTCTCAACGACCCCCAGTGGGGCCGTGGCTCCCAGAATAACAATCAGGATGGCAAGAAAAAGCCTGATACACCTCCTGATCTCGAGCAAGTCTGGAAAGACTTGAATGCGCGCTTGGCGCGTTTTCTCGGCCAAAAAGGCGGGGGCAGCGGCAATGGAGGTGGCGAAGGGGGTGGTTTTTCTCCTGACCCAGCCAACACCCGTATCGGCATCGGCGCGATTGCGCTGGTGTTTTTTGTCGTCTGGTTGATCAGCGGGATCTTCATCGTGCAAGAGGGGCAGACCGCCGTCATCACCACTTTTGGTAAATACAGTCATGTCGCCGGCTCGGGCATGAATTGGCGTTGGCCTTACCCAGTACAGAGTCACGAAATTGTCAATGTTTCGCAAGTGCGCACGGTTGAAGTCGGTTATCGCTCGAATGTGAAAAACAAGCAAGCGCGCGAATCGCTGATGTTGACTGATGATGAAAATATCATCGACATTCAATTCGCCGTGCAATACAAGCTCGGCAATGCCGCTGATTGGCTGTTCAACAACCGTGATCAAGACGAGATGATTCGTCAGGTCGCCGAAACAGCAGTGCGCGAAGTAGTCGGTAAAAGTAAGATGGATTTTGTGCTCTACGAAGGGCGTGAGAAAGTCGCACTCGACGTCGGTGCCTTGATGCAGCAAATTCTGGCACACTACAAATCGGGCGTGCAAATCGCTAACGTCACCATGCAGGGTGTGCAACCGCCGGAACAAGTGCAGGCAGCTTTTGATGATGCGGTGAAGGCCGGTCAGGATAAAGAGCGCCAAAAAAATGAAGGCCAAGCCTACGCCAACGATGTGATTCCAAAGGCGCGTGGCGAAGCCTCACGCATGCTGCAGGAAGCGGAAGGGTATAAATCGCGCGTGGTTGCCAATGCCGAGGGGAATGCCTCGCGCTTCAAGCAAGTGCTCAGTGAATACCAAAAAGCACCGGTGGTGACGCGTGATCGTTTGTATCTCGAAACCATGCAGCAAATTTTTTCCAGTACCAGCAAACTCATGATGGATACCAAATCTTCCAACAATATGGTGTATCTGCCGCTCGATAAAATGATACAGCAAGCTGAAGGCAGTACTGCCAAGGCACCGGCTGCGGCCGTCGCCCCGGTGACGCCAAGTGAACCCATCCCGACTGTCGAAATGCGCTATTCCAAAGATGGCCGTAGCCGCGATAGCCGTGACTCCCGTGATAGAGAGGTGCGCTGA